Genomic DNA from Solanum pennellii chromosome 3, SPENNV200:
AGGTGTTTCATAACTTCTAGTTTTCCTTTAAGTTCTGCTATTTCCATTTCCAGTTTTTGCTTGGCATCAATGTCCCTCTCTAGCTCAAGAATCTTTTTCAAGGCCTCCTCCTTCTCCCTCTGGATATTTAACATCAACATGAGTAAAAGCTTTGTGCTAACAACAATGGCAGAAACCCCAACTTGCAGGTTTTGCAAGAATCAAATGCAGAAATATCCttgcacaaaaataaatacacacccgcagagagagagagagagagagagagagagtagcAGGAGAAGGAACATGATTATGAATGACACCTTTTGTTCTTCAACCAGTCTCAAGACATTCTCATCAGCTTTTCTTTGTTCCACAGAGGCCATTTGAAGTGCTGAATTTCTCACATCATTCTGaatcaacaaaataaagttCAACACATAGTAGTTGAAAGAGTTAGCTTTAAGGGATCATGATAagagagaaatatttatatataattttaacttatgCTGGAATTTGGTACCTGTTTCTTCTCCTCATCAAGCTTTTGCTTTTCTCGCTCAGTTAAGGCTTCACGTTTATTCAGTTCTCTGACCCAAGAATCAAGCTTCTTCTTCTTGCTCTCCAGCTCTATGCTTAACATTTCTTGCTCCATCAGGACCTTCTGTACATGCTCACGTGCAAGGCGTTGCATCTTCCGTGATTCTGTATCAAAATACACTTAAGTTATACTTTAGAAACTAGTGGAACTTTCTATTACCTGATGAATATCCAAAAAAGGAGCTCTTCAGCTTGTGATCTTTGTCAATCAAGGATCTAGTGACACCTTACTAGTTCTAACAGCAAATGTAACATGCATAAAGTTAGttacatatttaataaaactattttaaagAGACAAGCTCTACTGAATCCCTTCGTCCAAGTAACAAATGAAACAAGCTAATTATAGAGTAGATGAAACAGAACTGGCACTTCACAATGTCAAGTCTAAACATTTTACCTATCAGACACATAAGACACATGGCAGGGACATcagataataaatataaatttcacaCATTATCTGCAGACCAGAcagaacaataaaaaaaaagaaaagtttgcAACTAAAAAACCTTCAAAAAAAGAACGGTGTAGCATGTCTTTCTCCGCGAGCATCTGACGAAGAGACAGTGTATTCAAATTGAATTTTGTCTGCAGCTCATCcagattttcatttttcatgtcaATTTCATTGGCTAGATTTGCTACAACTTTCTTTCTACCCTGTGTTTCTTCTTTCATAAGGTCCGAGATAGTCTTCAGCTCCCCCGTCTCTCGCAGATATTCGCCTAAAGCCCCTTCTGCTTTATAATCATCTTCTCGAGCAACCCACCCATATAAATTTGGACCAGGgcaatttctaagggatttccACTCTTGTTTGCTGCAGTGAGAGGCTTCGAAAGACTTCTCAAATTCCATCGCACCCTTAAAACCAGTCCAATTACTATTAAATCTCACAATAGCTTCGGAGACTCTGGCTTGGTTATCACAGAAAAGCTTAACTTCCAAAGGCATATACATGGAAAACTTTTTTAACCAATACTCCTTGTCATCTGGAGATCTTCCATTTGCTGTTTCCTTTGATACATTAACGAAAATCCCAGTCCAAGGCCAAAAGAACAGTTTATCTTTTTCAGCTTCTGAATGCTCTGGAGTCACAGCACGTTTAGGTATTGGCTCAGCCTCATTCACTAGGTCTGTTTCCAGATATTTTGCAAGTGCTAAATGGTTTGCCTTCTGCTTAGCACTTCGGTTAGCTGAACCCTTGCCAACCCCTGTAGCATGTTGAAGAAGGTCTTTGTACTTGTAGTCTTGCTTTTTCTTTCCTGCACAGAAGGGACATCTAAGGGACCCATTTGGACCCTTAACTTTCAGTTTTCCTGTTCTTAATTCTTCATAAGGTTTCTCtttaaactcaaaaatttcAGAGTCACTCAAGTCTGATTCTTCGCCTGAACTGCTACTCATCTGGATTTGTTAAAAAATCAAGAGTAAATTCTAAACGTTGTACATAACTGATAATACAAACAAATATCAAggcaaatcaagaaaaattttaaacaaacaatttaattgaattgaaTCATAGCCAAAGATGTTAACAATAGCCTACAGCACATGTAAAAGCAGTTAACACACAGAAACTATGACGCAAGCAACTAAGAGAACTTGAATCATAGCTGAGCATGGTACAGACAGCAAGCTTACATCAGTTAATATAGAAGCTTTAGAAAAAGCAGCTTAACGAACTTGAATCAAAGCTGAAGATGTTATAAGTAGCCTACAACACAGGATCAGTTATATACAGAAACTGCCCGCAACAAAGTACAAAACTAAAGTGTTCGTCAGCTGAAAGAGGGAAATCACTAACTTCAAATGAAACAATACCATTGAAATACACCATTTACATGAATATAAAAGGGTGTTTTGGTTGACACAGTATATTTTCTTCACCTCAATTCACAAGACCTACCACTTGTAATAAATGTAGACTCAAGAAAAATATTAGAGGAAGGGATAACAATGTTTCAACTAAAACCTATCATTTTCCTCAAGTTAATAAATGAATCTTCAGAGGAGAgttataacaacaacaacaacaacaaataatccAGTGTAATCCCACTAGTAGAGTATGGAAAGGGTAGAGTATACCCATGGGTAAAAGCTACCAAAGGATGAAAACCACCATATCTTAATAACAATGCCCAAAGAAATTGATTTGTAAAAGCTTGCTATCGAAACCCTTGTTGAATCTCCTCCTCCTAGTTATTCAAGGTTCTAGAGGGAGAATATTTTGAGAGGATGAACTTTGGGGAAATGATATGGGTTTTGGAATACATGACTTAGTTGGGAGAGTTTTAGagttaaaaagaattatataatgACCCTAGGCTTAGGCAAAAGGACCTCACTTAAATTGGATTAAAACCGGACAAGACCACTTAGCCCTCAACTTATACTGATCTGCCCAGGGACCATGTGACCTTATCTATACCTTTGAGAAGGTGATGAGTTGTTTCCAAAAGACACTTGGCCAAAAAAATACAGTTAAAAAGAGGCAATAACTCCAAACAGAAACAAGAGCAAGATAATAAGATACCGAGGCAAAACAACAAGAGGAGGATAGAGTGTACGTAGACTTCAAACCTACCTCGTGGGGTTAGAGAGGTTGTTTTTGAGAGAAACTTGTTTCCTCATGTGTGCAAGGCATTAAAAATTGactctaaattatttttatgtggtGGTTAGTTCTAAAATATGAGTGCAATAAGTGGATACTGAGAGTCTATGTCGGTTTGGAACCAATTTCCTGAATGAACTATCTCTGACCACTTTAAGTACACTATTTTCGATTACTCTAATTTGAAATTCCTAACAGTAGTCAAAACTATTTTAAAGTATGAATCAACAATTTTATTTAGTAATCAATGAAAACCCAACACTAGAAGCTGAAACTCAAAGCTATCTGTGAAAACCATCGCAAGGAGATCCAGAGtccaaacacacacacacaaaaaaaaggaaGCAAAATCACATTTCAGATGTCAGAGCCGAGTACCAGCGCAGCTCCGATTAAGCCTAAATTCATAAAACCTATCGTAAATACtgcaaaaccctaaccctaaacccacAGAACTAAGGACAACAAAGGCATTAAAAATCTTGTagacaacaaaaataacaagttCCAGCGCAAAAAAGAGATGAAAATAGAAATTACAACAACAATCTGGAGAAACAATAGACCATTTCTGCGTTCCAATACCTCTTCGAAAAGGATCGATGAACTTGAATCAGAGAAATCTGAGCTCTAACAACAAAATGCAGGCAGGCGACGGCGACGATGTTAGGAATTTCGATGGGGTTCCAATTTTATGAGTAGAGAAAGGAAAAACCTAAGGGTGAAAAGAAGAGGGTCTCTGCAGTACACTCAGATGGAGTAGCGTATGGATGCCACGTGTAGAAGGACAAGATTAAAGGGGTTGGatctttttcattttgacaCTTCAACCCTCAAGTTTATTTCGGTTAAATCTTTGTCccatatcaaaatattttatttgggCCATCTTTTTAACTAAAATATACTCTATATAAAATAGAGTGCGTATACTTTAGGGAGAAAATTACGTGAAATGACAAATTCCTAAAGtatattatgtaatataattacggtttcaatatttttaatttatggcTATAGTTTTGCAAAAATTTTATTGTTCAGTTTTCTTATTGTATAGCTGTAGGATTTGCATAATTTTGTCTTTGATTACgtagatttaaaatttttattattcgaTCTCAATTTGTATATacagaattttatatttgttcgCCCTAAATATTCGTATAGGATTTAttgaaaaaacataataaattatcatgtttatatattcagaagcaaaatatacaaacaagtGAAACATAGAAAATAGAATATATCCTAAGCGGAATGACTTGGGCTACCTATTGTTAGAATGAAAAAATTTCGGAAACGACAAACATAATAGACATATAAGGCCCTACAACTATAGTTTTGATAATTGCactttatagctatagttttgTTTGCTATAGAGATTGCGGTTTGTATGTTTTTGCCCGTTTGTATATTTCACTTACAAATACAAATAGggtaagtatatatatattttatatttatatatttgagatttttttcaaagttacATTTGTATATTCGTTTGCCAATATACAAACAATacaatttatcatgatttttcatAACGTTTAGGCATGTAGCTTCTTTGAAGATAGGGCATTTACATAAACTTTGAAATCGTACTCAAGGAGCTTACATCAGGAAACTCCTAAGCTTTCTGAGTTATACAAATCAGGTAAAAAGCAAAAATCGAGAAAACTATAATTgcaaattataattttcttaaattatagCTATAATGCATAATATAGGTTTAATTTTGCTACTCTCcatatttttccttatttctaATCCATTTCCCATTTTCAAAGAATTGATTAAAAATTGGAAATGTTGCTTTGGAGTTGAAATATTGGGCCTTTTAACAAGGCAACCAAGAAAAATGGGCTTTTAATTGTTGTTTAGTGGACTTGGAATCACTATAAGTGGACTAGCCCAGCTTGAGACTTGGTGCCTACTTTGCAGTTTTGTGTTTGTCCTTTCCATAATGATAATGGAGAATAACTTCTAAATGTAGCAATAAGGGTCGTGGATCGataatattcatttatttttaattagaggTTTTGAGTTTAAGTTCTTCTGAATATAGTGTCGCCTTTACAGGAGCATTTTGCCTTTCAATAAGAGATATTTCAGCGCAAATtcgaatttaattaaattccaataaaatatcaagcactagataagaaatcaaaaattataattactccctccgttcgaTATtgtatgtaatatttttatttttagagtcaaactataaaagctttgactaacatttcaagataaattttttcatcatatgaatatgcaaaaaattgcaatttatagtacttttcatataattttagaatatctaacTTTTTTTTAGCATATCgaattta
This window encodes:
- the LOC107014562 gene encoding factor of DNA methylation 1; its protein translation is MSSSSGEESDLSDSEIFEFKEKPYEELRTGKLKVKGPNGSLRCPFCAGKKKQDYKYKDLLQHATGVGKGSANRSAKQKANHLALAKYLETDLVNEAEPIPKRAVTPEHSEAEKDKLFFWPWTGIFVNVSKETANGRSPDDKEYWLKKFSMYMPLEVKLFCDNQARVSEAIVRFNSNWTGFKGAMEFEKSFEASHCSKQEWKSLRNCPGPNLYGWVAREDDYKAEGALGEYLRETGELKTISDLMKEETQGRKKVVANLANEIDMKNENLDELQTKFNLNTLSLRQMLAEKDMLHRSFFEESRKMQRLAREHVQKVLMEQEMLSIELESKKKKLDSWVRELNKREALTEREKQKLDEEKKQNDVRNSALQMASVEQRKADENVLRLVEEQKREKEEALKKILELERDIDAKQKLEMEIAELKGKLEVMKHLGGNDDAAVQNKIKEMNEELKDKMEEMDGMESLNQTLLMKERQSNDELQDARRTLKEGLIEVLSSARAHIGIKRMGEIDSKAFQNALKQKFPNQEAEIKAVELLSLWQEKIKDPDWHPFKTIMIDESNVERVIDENDEELGKLKQEFGGEIYDAVTVALKEIEEYNPSGRYAIPELWNFKEGRKATLKEVISYIFKQVKAQKRKR